From Temnothorax longispinosus isolate EJ_2023e chromosome 3, Tlon_JGU_v1, whole genome shotgun sequence, one genomic window encodes:
- the Poli gene encoding DNA polymerase iota, protein MDIAGYDTIMRHPKTIIHLDVDCFYAQVEMINHPELEGRPLGVQQGSMVVTSNYLAREYGIKKWIPVQEALRLCPELALVNGEDLTNYRHYSTKIFEILHQFTPLVERLGLDDNFLDVTSIVEKHLKSQSDTELDMSSSSTEFEDLKEVTKIFGPSEEECPCGCHTRLMIGSKIAAEIRSRIYEELHLTCSAGIAHNKLLAKLAGSLNKPNQQTLVFPCGGPMLLSALGSVSKIPGVGQKTTELLLSNNIKTIDDVRRIPLENLELKIGVDLARRLKDNAEGIDETAVKPSGKKQSIGLEDGFKSVSLVAEVESRLGALLRRLTELAMEDGRIPIAMRITVRKHDLNKPTSGKRETRQCALPKHLLPSTKNGVYDHHKMSILAMKLFHRIVDVSKPFHLTLLGVAFTKFEERSYGRSSIAPFLCKQVAVHSVLDISSEEGIPEANQGSPMSINQDSNDSSDQSAMSLMTTASSSFSCSPISKLCMASQNTEDDLQNEVEPLPKKTKLEVWLRGPRESPSNEMAGLRLSPSSPMQLSPTVDSTVFKTLSIERREVTRSWPTTSKPKPNNILKYFIANK, encoded by the coding sequence ATGGATATCGCAGGTTATGATACCATTATGCGCCATCCAAAAACCATCATCCATTTGGATGTCGACTGCTTCTACGCTCAGGTGGAAATGATTAATCATCCTGAATTGGAAGGACGGCCGTTAGGTGTGCAGCAAGGGAGTATGGTGGTCACTAGCAACTACTTGGCGAGAGAatatggaataaaaaaatggatacCGGTGCAAGAAGCCCTGCGTCTGTGTCCGGAGCTGGCCTTGGTAAATGGAGAAGACTTAACAAACTATCGTCACTACTCGaccaaaatatttgaaattctgCACCAATTTACCCCATTAGTGGAAAGACTGGGCCTTGACGATAATTTTCTTGATGTGACGTCGATAGTGGAAAAACATCTCAAGTCTCAGAGTGATACGGAACTTGATATGAGCAGCTCGAGTACAGAATTTGAAGATTTGAAAGAAGTCACCAAGATATTCGGTCCCTCGGAGGAGGAATGTCCATGTGGTTGTCATACACGCTTGATGATTGGCTCGAAAATAGCGGCCGAAATAAGGAGCCGCATCTATGAGGAACTGCATCTTACTTGCAGCGCTGGAATAGCGCACAATAAACTTCTGGCCAAATTAGCAGGATCGTTGAACAAGCCAAATCAACAGACGTTGGTCTTTCCGTGCGGCGGTCCAATGTTACTCTCCGCGTTAGGTTCTGTGTCCAAGATACCTGGCGTTGGACAAAAGACCACAGAATTATTGTTATCgaacaatataaaaacgatTGACGACGTGCGCAGAATACCTTTAGAAAATCTGGAACTAAAAATTGGCGTTGATCTGGCGAGAAGACTGAAGGACAATGCGGAAGGAATCGATGAGACAGCGGTAAAACCATCTGGAAAGAAACAATCCATAGGTCTGGAAGATGGATTTAAGAGTGTGTCGCTGGTGGCCGAGGTAGAATCGCGATTAGGTGCGTTATTGAGAAGATTAACGGAATTGGCAATGGAGGATGGTAGAATTCCCATTGCCATGAGAATAACAGTGAGGAAGCATGACTTGAACAAGCCCACTTCGGGTAAGAGAGAGACTAGGCAATGCGCGTTGCCAAAACATCTCTTACCGTCCACGAAAAACGGTGTGTATGATCACCATAAAATGTCGATACTCGCCATGAAGCTATTCCATCGAATAGTCGACGTCTCCAAGCCATTCCACTTGACACTTCTGGGAGTTGCGTTCACGAAGTTCGAGGAGAGATCGTATGGCAGGAGTAGCATCGCACCCTTCTTGTGCAAGCAAGTCGCCGTCCATTCCGTTCTAGACATCAGCTCTGAAGAAGGTATACCCGAAGCAAATCAAGGATCGCCGATGAGTATTAATCAAGACAGTAACGACAGCTCGGATCAATCAGCGATGAGCTTGATGACCACCGCTTCGTCGAGTTTTTCGTGCTCACCAATCTCGAAATTGTGCATGGCAAGTCAGAATACAGAGGACGACTTGCAGAACGAGGTAGAACCACTACCGAAGAAAACCAAGTTGGAAGTGTGGCTGAGAGGTCCTCGAGAATCGCCGAGTAACGAAATGGCTGGTCTGAGACTAAGCCCTTCATCGCCAATGCAATTGTCACCCACGGTGGACTCTACGGTTTTCAAGACTCTGTCCATTGAGAGGAGAGAGGTCACTCGTTCCTGGCCCACGACCAGCAAACCGAAACCAAAcaatatacttaaatatttcatagcCAATAAGTGA
- the LOC139809373 gene encoding uncharacterized protein → MLLLSEEFPHEFAMHFGFAARRICFQVMATKATDIGRPWKTESALLSVRVEAFTPESWLALSMDRRCSLRVRGTYLSIESGCFLFDTGKYLIAIAFLACWTVITASKVPDIFKIENDQCPPVDTCPPKLISHETDCAKYYECKYGQRQLRSCAANLFFSKKWSGCVDRGISDCPRQEEQCPPVDTCPPKLISHADCDKYYECKYGQKQLRFCAAGLYFSKGWRGCVSREISDCPPPPTQPPIDTCPPVDTCPPKLISHADCDKYYECKYGQRQLRFCAAGLFFSKRWRGCVSREISDCPVTPRPTPPTPPPTPPTPPPTRPTAPPTPPPTPPPTQPPVDTCPPVDTCPPKLISHADCDKYYECKYGQRQLRFCAAGLFFSKRWRGCVSWEISDCVVTPSPTPPTPTPTPPTPPTPPTPPPVGECRHGDLLPHECVCTKFYECKYGRKAVRDCPVGQRFNPSTKTCEVGDCNTTPPPPPPVCQEGEFLPHECQCNKYYQCKNGRKALRECDQGWHFDNSTRRCIPGNCNNPKPRCGLRQKRET, encoded by the exons ATGCTATTACTTTCGGAAGAGTTTCCACATGAATTTGCAATGCACTTCGGTTTCGCAGCTAGACGAATATGCTTCCAGGTGATGGCAACGAAGGCAACAGATATCGGTCGCCCGTGGAAAACAGAATCTGCGCTACTGTCAGTTCGCGTGGAGGCTTTCACTCCCGAAAGTTGGTTGGCGCTCTCGATGGACCGTCGATGCAGCCTCAGGGTACGGGGCACGTATCTGTCGATTG aatcggGCTGTTTTCTGTTCGATACAGGGAAATACCTAATCGCCATCGCCTTCTTGGCATGTTGGACCGTGATCACCGCGAGTAAAGTACCGGATATCTTTAAGATTGAAAACGACCAATGTCCGCCAGTAGACACTTGCCCgccaaaattaatatctcacgAAACGGATTGTGCTAAGTATTACGAATGCAAATACGGACAGAGGCAATTGCGCTCGTGTGCGGCTAATCTGTTCTTCAGTAAAAAATGGAGTGGTTGCGTCGATCGGGGGATTTCGGATTGTCCACGCCAGGAGGAACAATGTCCACCTGTAGACACTTGCCCgccaaaattaatatctcacgCGGATTGTGATAAGTATTACGAATGCAAATACGGACAGAAGCAATTGCGCTTCTGTGCGGCTGGTCTGTACTTCAGTAAAGGATGGCGTGGTTGCGTCAGTCGAGAGATTTCGGATTGTCC CCCGCCTCCAACTCAGCCCCCGATTGATACATGTCCGCCGGTGGACACTTGCCCgccaaaattaatatctcacgCGGATTGTGATAAGTATTACGAATGCAAATACGGACAGAGGCAATTGCGTTTCTGTGCGGCTGGTCTGTTCTTCAGTAAAAGATGGCGCGGTTGTGTCAGTCGGGAGATTTCGGATTGTCCTGTAACCCCACGCCCGACCCCCCCGACCCCGCCACCGACCCCCCCGACCCCGCCGCCAACCCGTCCGACCGCACCACCAACCCCACCTCCAACCCCGCCTCCAACTCAACCCCCGGTTGATACATGTCCGCCGGTGGACACTTGCCCgccaaaattaatatctcacgCGGATTGTGATAAGTATTACGAATGCAAATACGGACAGAGGCAATTGCGCTTCTGTGCGGCTGGTCTGTTCTTCAGTAAAAGATGGCGTGGTTGCGTTAGTTGGGAGATTTCGGATTGTGTTGTAACCCCATCTCCGACCCCCCCGACCCCGACCCCGACCCCCCCGACCCCACCGACCCCACCGACCCCACCACCGGTTGGCGAATGCAGACATGGCGATCTACTGCCGCACGAATGTGTATGTACTAAATTCTACGAATGCAAATATGGTCGCAAAGCTGTGCGTGACTGTCCGGTCGGTCAGCGTTTCAATCCTTCAACGAAGACTTGCGAAGTGGGAGACTGCAATACAACTCCGCCACCTCCGCCACCCGTGTGCCAGGAAGGCGAATTTCTACCTCATGAGTGCCAATGCAATAAATACTACCAGTGCAAGAACGGTCGGAAGGCTCTGCGTGAATGCGACCAGGGATGGCACTTCGACAATTCAACGCGGCGATGCATTCCGGGGAACTGCAACAATCCTAAACCAAG ATGCGGGCTGCGACAAAAACGTGAAACCTAA